A region from the Kryptolebias marmoratus isolate JLee-2015 linkage group LG9, ASM164957v2, whole genome shotgun sequence genome encodes:
- the si:rp71-46j2.7 gene encoding uncharacterized protein si:rp71-46j2.7, giving the protein MHQWRLPIAVTLGLVWYFTDCGRAVTQYFICFLFCLSIPLLFGNNGRESGTQTDEETKEHPLQETTEAESPDSTPEESSPLRSQYPHVKRSLQQVFECAYARMVLPWYGVPEPCEHQPLHRVLSREFDFVIDRLIERSTDFDVCQAVVGSIRILTQHLHNAKQPDRELLFSSSAVEMAVLRELSDALVRNLFPTSLWRQEINHCALNEIIALKGLGLLVNWLSDPDNLNQLVVNQLDSVALKSSVEEQHLSDPDQASVASHEGDGDGEGGGVSLPGAEISPGSDVRCKRRGNRIREGWSKFVDKMKSKKAKKKKMKKVEQDLIMTLMAAQRNAPIEDDASSRQGSFLNQDDSEREDSDLEDYLASVQEDLIEFKLSYEMWRVGRWTVSIPQVDWEDEELIFTVHLEEKDSPENLQWDIKKTYMDVVYFRNRWQDSTLPSVLQLDESNVNDEVKEGARASVEHFLQELVSDSTIGHSQPVFQFLCPLDKLLNEEEHYEGVWGLLSGLAYFLTPGHEEEENSSPQTEIPKENPLPAPHPESTALTVENHYNSTEGSRDIPASPLPTIVVSQYKSPPQQPEEAETNSAPQPAVNSGSSQENCPQDKSEDSDNTLTSHFKLIIKGLTRSRSQESLASAKSSGDEEQLDETAGSQQEGSEGLSRLGFSAKPNKKEKAGFRMSAGANKTKGKETQGTPQRGDESQRGQVNWEQLEATKAIFDLLKEISGNSILINIFDAILKPVMPILKKKVNAFLNKMNPTEEQMTAYIDTLRGKLCPEAQQQAAPPRLPRSDEEKKETKDRAHDLINARYSNYLVLKKTDVESVFNIFQNCEENKTLVYTLLSFLLREFLPNEHSLTASAAVLQKGTHN; this is encoded by the exons TGGCACCCAGACTGATGAGGAGACGAAGGAACATCCGCTTcag GAAACTACAGAGGCAGAGTCCCCTGACTCCACTCCTGAGGAGAGCAGCCCCCTGAGGTCTCAGTACCCACATGTGAAGAGGTCTCTGCAGCAAG TGTTTGAGTGTGCCTACGCTCGGATGGTCCTGCCCTGGTACGGCGTCCCCGAGCCCTGCGAGCACCAGCCTCTGCACAGGGTGCTCAGCAGGGAGTTTGACTTCGTAATTGACCGACTCATCGAGAGGTCCACAGACTTTGACGTCTGCCAGGCGGTGGTGGGCTCCATTAGGATTCTCACCCAGCACTTGCATAATGCAAAGCAGCCCGACAG GGAGCTTTTGTTCAGCTCCTCGGCGGTGGAAATGGCAGTTCTCAGAGAGCTTTCCGACGCGCTGGTACGCAACCTTTTCCCCACGTCTCTCTGGAGGCAAGAAATCAACCACTGTGCCTTAAATGAGATCATTGCCTTAAAGG GGTTGGGGCTGTTGGTGAACTGGCTGTCTGACCCCGACAATCTGAACCAGCTGGTGGTGAATCAGCTCGACAGCGTTGCCCTGAAGAGctctgtggaggagcagcattTATCTGACCCAGATCAGGCCTCCGTCGCTTCACACGAGGGTGACGGCGACGGGGAAGGTGGCGGAGT GAGCCTGCCAGGAGCAGAGATTTCACCAGGCTCTGATGTCAGATGCAAAAGGAGAG GCAATCGAATAAGGGAAGGATGGTCCAAATTTGTGGACAAGATGAAGTCCAAGAaagcgaagaagaagaagatgaagaaggtGGAGCAGGACCTGATCATGACGCTCATGGCGGCCCAGAGGAACGCGCCCATCGAGGACGATGCGAGCAGCAGACAGGGATCGTTTCTCAACCAGGATGACTCCGAGAGG GAAGACAGCGATCTGGAGGACTATCTGGCAAGTGTCCAGGAGGACCTGATAGAGTTCAAGTTGTCTTATGAGATGTGGCGCGTTGGCCGCTGGACCGTCAGCATCCCTCAG GTTGACTGGGAGGACGAGGAGCTAATCTTTACCGTCCACTTGGAGGAAAAAGACAGCCCTGAGAATTTACAGTGGGACATCAAGAAGACTTATATGGACGTTGTTTATTTTCGCAACAGATGGCAG gaCTCTACGCTTCCGTCGGTCCTGCAGCTGGATGAGTCTAACGTCAACGACGAGGTTAAAGAAGGAGCCCGAGCGTCAGTCGAACACTTCCTGCAG GAGTTGGTTTCGGACAGTACGATTGGCCACAGTCAGCCTGTTTTCCAGTTCCTGTGTCCTCTGGACAAGCTGCTGAATGAAGAGGAGCACTACGAAGGTGTGTGGGGCCTGCTCAGCGGCTTGGCCTACTTCCTCACTCCCGGccacgaggaagaggag AACTCTAGCCCGCAGACAGAAATCCCAAAAGAAAACCCGTTGCCAGCTCCACATCCAGAATCCACAGCTCTTACTGTAGAGAACCATTATAATTCTACTGAGGGCAGCAGAGACATTCCTGCTTCTCCACTCCCAACTATTGTTGTCTCCCAGTATAAATCACCTCCACAGCAGCCTGAGGAGGCAGAAACAAATTCAGCTCCACAACCTGCTGTTAACTCGGGCTCATCACAGGAAAACTGCCCCCAGGACAAATCAGAGGACTCTGATAATACCCTTACATCTCACTTTAAACTGATCATCAAAGGACTGACCAGGTCCAGGTCGCAGGAGTCTCTGGCCTCTGCAAAGAGCAGCGGCGACGAGGAGCAGCTTGATGAAACAGCAGGCTCGCAGCAGGAGGGCTCAGAGGGGCTGTCACGGCTCGGTTTCAGCGCAAAGCCGAATAAAAAGGAGAAGGCGGGTTTCAGAATGTCAGCGGGAGCCAACAAGACCAAAGGAAAGGAGACTCAGGGCACGCCGCAGAGAGGAGACGAGTCTCAGAGAGGCCAGGTCAACTGGGAGCAGCTGGAAGCAACCAAAGCCATATTTGATCTGCTGAAAGAAATATCTG GCAACTCCATCCTCATCAACATATTTGACGCCATTTTGAAACCCGTAATGCCCATCTTAAAGAA AAAGGTGAACGCTTTCCTGAACAAGATGAACCCGACAGAAGAGCAGATGACGGCCTACATCGACACCCTACGTGGTAAGCTGTGCCCGGAGGCTCAGCAACAGGCAGCGCCGCCTCGTCTCCCTCGCTCCGacgaggagaagaaggagaccAAAGATCGAGCGCATGACCTCATCAACGCCCGAT ATTCCAATTACCTCGTCCTGAAGAAGACGGATGTGGagtcagtttttaatattttccagaactgtgaggaaaataaaactctggTTTAT ACGCTTCTTTCATTCCTGTTAAGAGAATTTCTGCCCAACGAGCATTCATTAACCGCGAGTGCTGCTGTTCTTCAGAAAGGGACCCACAACTGA